A genome region from Synergistaceae bacterium includes the following:
- a CDS encoding TRAP transporter small permease, which yields MKKIVRTILVYAEEIVSAFFISITVSMVIVNVFFRYVLNRGIFWSEEVATIAFVWSVFVGAAACHKHKMHISIDLFSRLAPKPLKKSVRMLAHLIMIVLNTYIVYLSVVFVRASSIKPTAVLGISSSYVSSAVLVGFALMTIHSVGFFFKELRGGMPAEEGA from the coding sequence ATGAAAAAAATCGTGCGCACGATCCTCGTCTACGCCGAGGAGATAGTAAGCGCGTTCTTCATAAGCATCACCGTGAGCATGGTCATAGTGAACGTCTTCTTCCGATATGTGCTCAACAGGGGGATATTCTGGTCGGAGGAGGTGGCCACCATCGCCTTCGTGTGGAGCGTCTTCGTCGGTGCGGCGGCCTGCCACAAGCACAAGATGCACATAAGCATCGACCTCTTCTCCAGGCTGGCCCCAAAGCCGCTGAAAAAATCGGTCAGGATGCTCGCACATCTGATCATGATAGTCCTCAACACATACATAGTCTACCTGAGCGTCGTCTTCGTGCGGGCCTCATCGATCAAGCCGACCGCGGTGCTCGGCATCTCGTCCAGTTATGTCAGCTCGGCCGTGCTGGTCGGCTTCGCCCTGATGACGATCCACTCGGTGGGCTTCTTCTTCAAGGAGCTGCGCGGCGGCATGCCCGCGGAGGAGGGAGCCTGA